A part of Lepisosteus oculatus isolate fLepOcu1 chromosome 16, fLepOcu1.hap2, whole genome shotgun sequence genomic DNA contains:
- the znf831 gene encoding zinc finger protein 831, whose translation METSKQGCLSAPAPSKQLVQPTSSSVTVWGEDRMHSMQPPMPTVYLNTLGLPMYPQLQPLPSQDSVTIHLSVPQLHESRGSVDPKQSLPTLTLSIVNGMPMLQQGQRLAGTVAGKPRSAGKHVCEHCGRDCLKPSVLEKHLRCHTGERPYPCTTCGIAFKTQSNLYKHRRTQAHARLSSESEKGGSSSQEGSQGSTETCPESHSLGSLEGPQSEESGSFEKESATCPAELIAHSSAKDPAEQGKATTDTGWALHQAALVGLILAPVNGNQEKLCSITQKRELSSGAEHGTITNLQKSEEVERTSPHAPNRHLPLQRQEATYFSKKWDSRACSGKSQSHDSTDSGYLSHSDSGEQQSWVSSPSNSLREHSMESLPETTMEHQAERATLPIMNCTAETVMTSSVPNQRTLVLEKKKLEERISKLISDNDALVDDKCLENVRPRKTVLSKQGSIDLPMPYTYKDSFHFDMKASKKANTSASWHNTDNKPKQAVYNSVPTQHSTSFDHTPVTRSSSLPFSESCLGWERTTSQSLYHRETTFSSRRDSHLYTGESAARSVDLQSSNHRSLVRQVAVDCLSGAEGPCHSASVEERCQSTLSSEGDSIDITNEQSSGKCRRKKAQKFSYNKWYMYGDGTFRKLYEMEKGSDRNTKIAGGICRTRKNAPNMERRKGPEEPRGITVSPATPVLRAQSISTPDLKMATNADITHNMYRPSCLAASLPARGIVSCTKESSTQGSSSVSQKPVRKGVSDSSHQFVIRQNTILGSDSSNSSGTWSTKEFSSLKEAENTSSMCLGHLPSESKKQKTDESSCKLGCPTADCEEPVDKTQSTLSQKNLISKKEKRNNTVPDQAQPPLSRICNAQTDTVRQENRMNFNLRFINMQFCQSPIQYKKPDLSESQDKVPGTSVSVGKGIPVYSSSKPSFLPKYQLKLPHSAGHGTSSCSPQVAEQALNAENTTTRIGPKSNLLRKDTSSHSHLSDSEEQSSLNDMLSDACGKEHCIFEVAIQDNNPSKAAESMKTMKENIFDTGTPVEIAHSSDACVTATGSNPVSSDWAQVIPGQVSPEPDTISPVQCVSQENIIQKQLVQINSNNIEFSVDLMEESNIMKIMKNDQDLSSTETLWQQSKDCFNSSHYQSHSSRRGQFEEQKDESSSGGVNTHLKSISLIRQTLPIKAETDSVKEFQRSPSPVHSNFLSPPQGNDHDEIVLVKKSSQSKYIRPSMQWELNLPDDISGKKEQGLMQSEKFPPIKEIENISSSTENSKASSSQRTFMLNKSLQLSNDTKTGENMEKPSLVGLQNSLPIQSLSSSHCEEDQGVRRITSESKRVSHFLPQKPAPTTMTDNLTSKDSKMVGYQQETTKTHHLPFLKSERQTSEVSDVRDSNKNLPCTGRADTHTLSFSTEVVIRQKHVQDLSDVSLILKNNLNTKAGLHHYYSPRYCRSFQEAKQTSFERVRQNFPTQEDPPLQHISHPAEESQIRKVTSTSNDVCHQSDLRKPELPTAEFQKCRREIPASSSTAVQISNSSEDKMSNVSQSLTSEELSQFQVKALEQYASLSMSNQDTGKISSTQKVSQNKPLSLKYASLFTATSEVASKVTILSEKTDLSSQKSFKISPKENTVQKHFGQQISVAGLLRDTSNLNNKAQDFCDKLNTVHKLLQGSFTDPRGIQTELISEKLPGQEKLTVIPPSHSQPLQINAGNVVLDVLSQHKLLNKRLPANLGRLETNHESHLGKVADQNEACKGFHQILYTVSTAQQSQINERDAIAVPQYKQLAPFASTHSCTGGMEREMPAQILPASSGNITFTNSQSDSHGKMASKYSDSDTAAIQHSGETSCHSVQLSCMSDQKNDTEGACEKHEENPASIQCHQQELSSCAVSEGVCAERILKIATKQEETAPDANPNLPHCSVEGRSEDEGWPCDSVQDVHQHVTSGEKQKTSTFQALRNRDSSGPTAHSECSSSSFSDLQALKGQNTKDKDVLKKIKENAKTSKKISDLLTLHTIQPPAQTTQYKERVQVSLSQEARSCPTSGQEVGGSSFLDSYSQPPSTCVQKTCTLSLSTIFSSSEGFTQGVRDGIKRIPPLLVQERSLVPLEKTYDGTFSAGRQTNWNMASRKHPSVNEGEGISSKNSLCFFQSIQASAAEVKDVRQINSNEDPLHSKLSLKAAGHSCLVGDVGHLHSNSNIARCSLCEDNLSVRSEDLHETETPTRVVQVTLEETDTSSSDDEGKLVIEL comes from the exons ATGGAGACCAGCAAGCAGGGATGTTTAAGTGCTCCAGCTCCTAGCAAGCAACTAGTTCAGCCCACAAGTAGCTCAGTAACAGTATGGGGAGAAGACAGGATGCACAGTATGCAGCCACCTATGCCCACAGTGTATCTGAACACACTGGGCCTGCCCATGTATCCACAGCTACAACCCCTGCCCAGCCAGGACTCTGTGACCATCCACCTATCTGTTCCTCAGCTGCATGAGAGCAGGGGATCAGTTGATCCCAAACAGAGCCTGCCCACGCTTACACTCAGCATTGTCAATGGGATGCCCATGCTGCAGCAGGGCCAGAGGTTAGCCGGTACAGTGGCAGGGAAGCCCAGGTCTGCTGGCAAACATGTGTGTGAGCACTGTGGCCGTGACTGCTTGAAGCCCAGCGTTTTGGAGAAACACCTGCGCTGCCACACTGGTGAGAGACCCTACCCCTGCACCACCTGTGGTATTGCCTTCAAAACTCAGAGTAACCTCTACAAGCACAGGCGTACTCAAGCACATGCCCGCTTGTCCTCAGAGTCAGAGAAAGGGGGAAGCAGCAGCCAGGAGGGCTCCCAGGGATCCACAGAAACATGCCCAGAAAGCCACTCTCTAGGGAGCTTGGAAGGACCACAAAGTGAAGAATCAGGAAGCTTTGAGAAGGAATCTGCTACATGTCCAGCAGAGCTCATTGCCCATAGCTCAGCTAAAGATCCGGCTGAGCAGGGAAAAGCAACAACAGATACTGGGTGGGCTTTGCATCAGGCTGCTTTGGTAGGCCTCATACTTGCACCTGTGAATGGAAACCAAGAGAAGCTGTGCTCCATAACTCAGAAAAGGGAGCTGTCATCTGGAGCCGAGCACGGCACCATTACTAATCTACAGAAAAGTGAGGAGGTTGAGAGAACTTCTCCACATGCTCCAAATCGACACCTTCCTCTTCAACGGCAGGAAGCCACTTACTTTTCAAAGAAGTGGGACTCCAGAGCCTGTAGTGGGAAGTCCCAGAGCCATGACAGCACTGACTCTGGGTACCTGTCCCATTCGGACAGTGGTGAACAGCAGTCATGGGTCTCCAGTCCCAGTAACAGCCTGCGGGAGCACAGTATGGAGTCTCTACCAGAAACAACCATGGAGCACCAAGCTGAAAGAGCAACACTTCCTATAATGAATTGCACAGCTGAAACTGTTATGACTTCGAGTGTGCCCAATCAGAGGACACTCGTGCTTGAGAAGAAGAAACTGGAAGAGCGTATCTCCAAACTAATTTCTGACAATGACGCCTTGGTAGATGACAAGTGCCTGGAAAATGTGAGACCCAGGAAGACAGTGCTGTCCAAGCAAGGCAGCATTGACCTTCCAATGCCCTACACTTACAAAGACTCGTTCCACTTTGACATGAAAGCAAGCAAGAAGGCAAACACTAGTGCAAGTTGGCATAACACAGACAACAAACCTAAGCAAGCAGTGTACAATTCAGTGCCCACTCAACACTCAACAAGTTTTGATCATACGCCAGTGACTCGAAGCAGTTCCTTACCTTTCAGTGAGAGCTGTTTGGGTTGGGAAAGGACTACTTCACAAAGCCTATATCACAGAGAGACTACTTTTTCCAGTCGGCGGGACAGTCACTTGTACACTGGAGAGTCTGCTGCAAGGTCTGTGGATCTGCAATCCTCAAATCACAGGTCTCTTGTGAGGCAGGTGGCTGTTGATTGCTTGTCAGGAGCTGAAGGCCCCTGTCATTCTGCCTCTGTGGAGGAACGTTGTCAGAGCACCCTGAGCTCTGAAGGAGACTCCATTGATATCACAAATGAGCAGAGTAGTGGAAAGTGTCGCAGGAAAAAGGCCCAGAAGTTCTCCTACAATAAATGGTATATGTATGGGGATGGAACATTCAGAAAACTCTATGAAATGGAGAAAGGCTCTGACCGGAATACCAAGATAGCTGGTGGCATCTGCAGGACAAGAAAAAATGCACCAAACATGGAGAGAAGAAAAGGACCAGAGGAGCCCCGTGGCATCACTGTGAGTCCAGCTACTCCAGTTCTTAGAGCACAAAGTATTTCTACTCCAGATCTGAAAATGGCAACAAATGCAGACATAACTCATAACATGTATCGGCCATCCTGCCTTGCTGCCAGCCTACCTGCTCGTGGCATTGTTTCCTGTACAAAAGAATCCAGCACCCAGGGTTCCTCTTCAGTTTCACAGAAACCAGTGCGCAAAGGGGTTTCTGACTCATCACACCAATTTGTAATACGGCAAAATACCATCCTGGGTTCAGATTCTTCAAATTCCAGTGGGACATGGTCTACTAAAGAGTTCTCTTCACTTAAAGAGGCAGAAAATACTTCATCAATGTGTTTGGGTCACCTTCCATCGGAGAGCAAGAAACAGAAGACAGATGAAAGCTCGTGCAAACTTGGCTGTCCCACAGCTGATTGTGAGGAACCAGTGGATAAGACACAGAGTACTTTAAGTCAGAAGAATTTGATCAGTAAGAAAGAAAAGAGGAATAACACCGTGCCAGATCAAGCCCAGCCACCCTTAAGCAGAATCTGTAatgcacagacagacacagtgcGTCAAGAGAACAGGATGAATTTTAACCTGAGATTCATCAACATGCAATTTTGTCAAAGTCCAATTCAGTACAAGAAACCCGATTTATCTGAGTCCCAAGACAAAGTGCCTGGAACATCTGTTTCTGTTGGCAAAGGGATACCTGTCTACTCCTCATCTAAGCCCAGCTTCCTACCGAAGTACCAGCTGAAACTCCCACACAGTGCAGGCCATGGGACATCTTCCTGTTCCCCTCAGGTGGCCGAACAGGCACTCAATGCTGAAAACACTACAACCCGAATAGGTCCTAAAAGCAACCTACTTAGGAAAGATACCAGCAGCCACTCTCACCTTTCAGATTCAGAAGAACAATCGTCATTGAACGACATGTTGAGTGATGCTTGTGGAAAAGAGCACTGTATTTTTGAAGTTGCAATACAGGACAACAATCCATCAAAAGCGGCAGAGAGTATGAAAACcatgaaagaaaacatctttgataCAGGAACACCTGTTGAAATAGCTCATTCCTCTGATGCTTGTGTCACTGCCACTGGATCAAATCCAGTGTCCTCTGATTGGGCACAGGTGATTCCTGGGCAGGTTTCTCCAGAACCAGACACGATAAGCCCTGTACAATGTGTGTCACAGGAAAATattattcagaagcagctggTTCagattaatagtaataatattgAATTCTCTGTTGATCTTATGGAAGAAAGcaacataatgaaaataatgaagaatGACCAGGACCTGTCTTCCACAGAAACTCTTTGGCAGCAGTCTAAAGATTGCTTCAATTCCTCTCATTATCAATCACATTCCTCAAGAAGAGGTCAATTTGAGGAGCAGAAAGATGAATCCAGCTCAGGAGGGGTAAACAcacatttaaaatcaatttcatTGATACGCCAGACTTTGCCAATTAAAGCTGAAACAGACAGTGTCAAAGAATTCCAGAGATCACCTTCCCCAGTGCACAGCAATTTCCTCAGTCCACCTCAAGGAAATGATCATGATGAAATTGTTTTGGTAAAGAAGTCAAGCCAAAGTAAATATATCAGGCCCTCAATGCAATGGGAACTTAATCTCCCAGATGACATTTCTGGCAAAAAAGAACAAGGTCTCATGCAGAGTGAAAAATTTCCACCAATTAAAGAAATAGAAAACATTTCTTCATCTACCGAGAACAGCAAAGCCAGTTCTTCACAAAGAACATTTATGCTCAACAAATCTCTCCAGCTGTCCAATGACACCAAAACAGGGGAGAACATGGAGAAACCCTCACTGGTTGGACTTCAAAATTCTCTCCCGATTCAGAGTCTGTCATCCTCACACTGTGAGGAGGATCAGGGGGTCAGGAGAATAACATCTGAATCAAAGAGAGTTTctcatttcctcccacagaaaCCAGCTCCTACCACAATGACAGATAATCTGACCTCCAAAGACAGTAAAATGGTTGGTTACcaacaagaaacaacaaaaactcACCATCTACCGTTCTtgaaaagtgaaagacaaaCTTCTGAAGTCAGTGATGTGAGAGATTCTAACAAAAATCTTCCATGCACAGGCAgagctgacacacacacactgagtttTTCAACTGAGGTGGTGATTAGACAGAAGCATGTGCAAGATTTGAGTGACGTTTCGTTGATTTTGAAGAACAATCTCAACACTAAAGCTGGGTTACATCATTATTACAGTCCCCGTTATTGCAGATCTTTCCAGGAAGCAAAGCAAACATCATTTGAAAGGGTCAGACAAAACTTCCCAACTCAAGAAGATCCTCCTTTACAGCATATTTCccacccagcagaagaatcccAAATCCGGAAAGTCACTTCCACATCAAATGATGTTTGTCATCAAAGCGATCTTCGTAAACCAGAGTTGCCCACTGCAGAGTTTCAGAAATGTAGAAGAGAAATCCCAGCCAGCTCATCTACAGCAGTACAAATCAGTAATAGCTCAGAAGATAAAATGTCAAATGTCTCACAAAGTTTGACATCTGAAGAACTGAGTCAGTTTCAGGTAAAGGCATTAGAACAATATGCATCTCTGTCCATGAGCAATCAAGACACAGGAAAAATCTCAAGTACACAGAAGGTGAgccagaataaacctttatcatTGAAGTATGCCTCTCTTTTCACAGCCACATCTGAGGTAGCCAGCAAGGTGACCATTCTTTCAGAAAAAACAGACCTAAGCTCCCagaaaagtttcaaaatatcTCCAAAGGAGAACACTGTACAGAAACATTTTGGACAGCAAATATCTGTGGCAGGGCTTCTGAGGGACACAAGTAATCTTAACAACAAAGCTCAGGACTTTTGTGATAAACTCAACACTGTTCACAAACTTTTGCAGGGTTCTTTCACAGATCCTAGAGGTATCCAAACAGAATTGATTTCAGAAAAGCTTCCAGGCCAAGAAAAACTCACTGTTATTCCCCCATCTCATTCACAACCATTACAAATCAATGCAGGAAATGTTGTACTAGATGTCCTGAGCCAACACAAACTATTAAATAAGAGACTCCCAGCTAATTTGGGAAGGCTGGAAACCAACCATGAAAGTCATTTAGGCAAAGTTGCCGATCAAAATGAGGCATGCAAGGGATTCCATCAGATTCTGTATACTGTCTCCACAGCACAGCAAAGCCAAATAAATGAAAGGGATGCTATTGCTGTGCCGCAGTACAAACAGCTGGCCCCATTTGCAAGCACACATAGCTGTACAGGTGGCATGGAAAGGGAGATGCCTGCTCAAATCCTTCCAGCGAGCAGTGGGAATATAACTTTCACAAATTCGCAATCAGACAGCCATGGAAAGATGGCTTCAAAGTATTCTGACAGTGACACAGCTGCTATACAACACAGCGGAGAAACCAGTTGTCACTCAGTACAACTCTCATGTATGTCTGATCAGAAGAATGATACAGAGGGTGCGTGTGAGAAACATGAGGAAAATCCTGCGTCAATCCAATGCCATCAGCAGGAACTGTCATCCTGTGCTGTGTCAGAAGGTGTTTGTGCAGAAAGGATTTTGAAGATAGCCACGAAACAAGAAGAGACAGCACCTGATGCCAATCCTAATCTTCCTCACTGTAGTGTAGAAGGCAGATCAGAAGATGAAGGATGGCCCTGTGATTCAGTTCAAGATGTCCACCAACATGTAACATCAG GTGAGAAACAAAAGACTTCCACTTTCCAAGCACTGAGGAATAGAGATAGCAGCGGCCCCACGGCACACTCAgagtgcagcagcagcagcttctCGGATTTACAAGCACTAAAGGGGCAAAACACCAAG GATAAAGatgttttgaagaaaataaaagagaatgCAAAGACCTCAAAAAAGATCTCAGATCTTTTAACCCTACATACCATTCAGCCTCCGGCCCAAACTACCCAATATAAAGAGAGGGTTCAAGTGAGTCTGAGCCAGGAAGCAAGGTCCTGTCCTACTTCAGGGCAGGAAGTAGGGGGCAGCTCCTTTCTAGACTCCTACTCTCAACCTCCATCTACCTGTGTCCAAAAGACCTGCACCCTCTCCCTAAGCACGATCTTCTCAAGTAGTGAGGGATTTACACAGGGAGTGAGAGATGGCATCAAGAGGATTCCTCCACTTCTAGTTCAGGAAAGGAGCCTCGTGCCTTTGGAAAAAACATATGATGGCACATTTTCAGCAGGAAGACAAACAAACTGGAATATGGCATCTAGAAAACATCCGTCTGTGAATGAAGGTGAAGGCATCTCTTCCAAGAACAGCCTGTGCTTTTTCCAGTCAATTCAGGCTAGCGCAGCGGAGGTCAAAGATGTCCGTCAAATCAATTCAAATGAAGATCCACTTCATTCTAAACTAAGCTTGAAAGCAGCAGGACATTCATGCTTGGTTGGAGATGTAGGGCACTTACATTCAAATAGCAACATAGCCAGATGCTCTTTGTGCGAGGACAACCTTTCTGTCAGATCTGAGGACCTTCATGAAACTGAGACCCCTACCAGAGTTGTGCAGGTCACCCTGGAGGAGACAGACACAAGCAGCAGTGATGATGAAGGAAAGCTGGTCATTGAGCTCTAG